One genomic window of Anaerolineales bacterium includes the following:
- a CDS encoding aldehyde ferredoxin oxidoreductase family protein → MADGFPRRILHVDLTQGKLEVEQPTEAFYRKYLGGSAMGMYYILRALPRRVDPLGPENVLTMMVSVLTGAPISGQSRMAANALSPLTDGIGDSQCGGFFPAEMRFAGFDGLVIRGKAKQPVYLWLHDGQAELRPAEHLWGKTTAEVTDRLKAELKDDKIEVAQCGPSGEKLVRLAAIMNMDNRANGRTGMGAVMGSKNLKAVVARGSSKKLPWKDSARLNELAKWGAAEVPNNPDVLGLRDYGTAGVVTYQNDIGSLPTFNYNAAQFAESENISGEKLADTILKENDTCYACTVRCKRVVEAEYAGRAVEPRFGGPEYETLAVFGSYCGVGNLQAVALANQICNVHGLDTIGTGATVAWAMECFSTGVLTEKEIGFAAPFGDAEAMVRLTEMIARREGFGDVLANGSRKAAEILGKGQEYLITVKGAEAPAHMPQSKRSLGLIYAVNPFGADHQSSEHDPMIEDGAAELYMGRLKALGLEHTLPPKSLGPDKVRFALKGQQFYSFLDTACLCQFVWGPAWTLYGPAETVDFVRVATGWQDFTLDELLAVGERRINMMRAMNARLGLDRSADTLPAKFYVPLTGEGPSAGIALSHEEIQNALDEYYRLSEWDAQTGNPTGKTLSRLGLSWILEAEALPM, encoded by the coding sequence ATGGCTGACGGTTTCCCTCGACGGATTCTGCATGTTGACTTGACTCAGGGAAAGCTGGAGGTCGAACAACCGACGGAGGCCTTCTACCGCAAGTACTTGGGCGGCTCGGCGATGGGGATGTACTACATCCTGCGCGCCTTGCCGCGGCGGGTAGACCCGCTGGGTCCCGAGAATGTGCTGACGATGATGGTCAGCGTGCTGACCGGCGCCCCGATCTCCGGTCAGAGCCGGATGGCGGCCAACGCTCTCTCTCCGCTCACGGACGGCATCGGCGACAGCCAGTGCGGCGGGTTCTTCCCGGCGGAAATGCGCTTCGCCGGCTTCGACGGCCTGGTGATCCGGGGCAAGGCCAAACAGCCGGTTTATCTCTGGCTGCATGACGGTCAGGCCGAGCTGCGCCCGGCAGAACACCTTTGGGGAAAGACGACCGCCGAGGTGACCGATCGGCTGAAGGCCGAGCTCAAAGACGACAAGATCGAAGTCGCGCAGTGTGGTCCCTCCGGGGAGAAGCTGGTGCGCCTGGCGGCGATCATGAACATGGACAACCGGGCCAACGGCCGGACGGGCATGGGCGCCGTCATGGGATCGAAGAACCTGAAGGCGGTGGTCGCGCGCGGCTCGAGCAAGAAGCTGCCCTGGAAAGATTCGGCCCGGCTGAACGAGCTGGCCAAGTGGGGGGCTGCCGAAGTGCCGAACAACCCCGACGTCCTGGGGTTGAGGGACTATGGCACCGCCGGCGTCGTCACCTACCAGAACGATATCGGCAGCCTGCCGACCTTCAACTACAACGCTGCTCAGTTCGCCGAGTCCGAGAACATCTCCGGCGAGAAGCTGGCGGATACGATCCTCAAGGAGAACGACACGTGCTATGCCTGCACCGTGCGCTGCAAGCGGGTAGTCGAGGCCGAGTATGCGGGACGTGCGGTTGAGCCTCGGTTCGGCGGGCCGGAGTATGAGACCCTGGCCGTGTTCGGCTCGTACTGTGGTGTGGGCAACCTGCAGGCCGTGGCGCTCGCCAACCAGATCTGCAATGTGCATGGCCTGGATACCATCGGGACCGGCGCCACCGTCGCCTGGGCTATGGAGTGCTTCTCCACCGGCGTGCTGACGGAAAAGGAGATCGGCTTCGCGGCGCCCTTCGGTGATGCGGAGGCCATGGTGCGCCTGACGGAGATGATCGCCCGCCGGGAGGGTTTCGGCGATGTCCTGGCCAACGGTTCGCGCAAGGCCGCCGAGATTCTGGGCAAAGGCCAGGAATACCTGATCACCGTCAAGGGCGCTGAAGCTCCCGCCCACATGCCGCAGTCCAAGCGCTCGCTCGGTTTGATCTACGCCGTCAACCCCTTCGGCGCCGATCACCAGTCCTCCGAGCATGATCCGATGATCGAAGACGGCGCAGCGGAGCTGTACATGGGCCGACTGAAGGCCCTCGGCCTGGAGCACACCCTGCCTCCCAAGTCGCTGGGCCCGGACAAGGTGCGCTTCGCCTTGAAAGGACAGCAGTTCTATTCCTTCCTGGATACTGCCTGCCTGTGTCAGTTCGTCTGGGGCCCGGCCTGGACGCTGTACGGCCCGGCCGAGACCGTCGACTTCGTTCGGGTGGCAACGGGCTGGCAGGACTTCACGCTTGATGAACTGCTGGCTGTGGGGGAGCGCAGGATCAACATGATGCGGGCGATGAACGCCCGCCTCGGGCTCGACCGTTCTGCGGACACGCTGCCGGCGAAGTTCTATGTGCCGCTAACCGGAGAAGGGCCCTCGGCTGGGATCGCCCTATCGCACGAGGAGATCCAGAATGCCCTGGACGAGTACTACCGGCTGTCCGAGTGGGATGCTCAGACCGGGAACCCGACGGGCAAGACTCTTTCGCGGCTCGGTCTCTCCTGGATTCTGGAGGCCGAAGCGCTGCCGATGTAG
- a CDS encoding aminotransferase class III-fold pyridoxal phosphate-dependent enzyme has translation MSLEGPPADAASERSGACVEGITRMTDDGLSLLSPVWSRSWTLKVARGEGAYLIDTDGRRYLDFTSGIGVTSTGHAHPQVVKAIQEQAALLLHGQANIVIHQPMLRLAQELLGIVPSPLDSFYFTNSGAEVIEGAVKLARHVTRRSNVIVFQGSFHGRTNATMAMTTSKTIYRAGFQPLAGGVFVAPYPYTYRYGWDPAATSRFCLDELKLLLKSQTAPEETAAILIEPVLGEGGYVVPPPDFLPALRELCDAHGILLIADEVQSGIGRTGKWFAVEHTAVVPDILVMAKGIASGLPLAGLAARRSLMEKWISGSHGGTFGGNVVACAAAVATIQAIRQEKMVENAATQGEVLLDGLRELQTARPAIGDVRGVGLMVATEFTTPDGRPWTELAKATARRAYERDLLLLTCGTYDQAIRFIPPLMVSGEQIAVALGTYAAALDQALADVGA, from the coding sequence GTGAGCCTGGAAGGACCGCCGGCCGATGCGGCGTCGGAGCGCTCCGGCGCCTGCGTGGAGGGAATTACGCGGATGACCGACGACGGACTCTCCCTGCTCTCGCCCGTCTGGAGCCGAAGCTGGACCCTGAAGGTGGCGCGGGGTGAAGGCGCCTACCTGATCGACACCGACGGACGGCGCTATCTGGATTTCACCAGCGGCATTGGCGTGACCAGCACGGGACATGCCCACCCGCAGGTGGTGAAAGCCATTCAGGAACAGGCCGCCCTTCTGCTGCACGGCCAGGCGAATATCGTGATCCATCAGCCGATGCTGCGTCTGGCGCAGGAACTGCTGGGCATCGTGCCTTCGCCCCTCGATAGCTTCTACTTCACCAACTCCGGCGCCGAGGTGATCGAAGGTGCGGTGAAGCTAGCCCGTCATGTCACCCGACGCAGCAACGTCATCGTCTTCCAAGGATCCTTCCATGGACGGACCAACGCCACGATGGCGATGACCACATCCAAGACCATCTATCGCGCCGGTTTCCAACCGCTGGCGGGCGGTGTGTTCGTCGCGCCCTATCCATATACCTATCGCTACGGGTGGGATCCGGCGGCGACCAGCCGATTCTGCCTCGACGAACTCAAGCTATTGCTCAAGTCGCAAACCGCCCCCGAGGAGACCGCCGCCATCCTGATCGAACCCGTCCTGGGGGAGGGCGGCTATGTTGTCCCGCCGCCGGATTTCTTGCCCGCCTTGCGTGAGCTGTGCGACGCCCACGGGATTCTCTTGATTGCGGACGAAGTCCAGTCGGGCATCGGGCGGACCGGGAAGTGGTTTGCCGTCGAGCACACCGCGGTGGTTCCCGACATCCTGGTAATGGCCAAGGGGATTGCCTCCGGCCTGCCGTTGGCCGGCCTGGCCGCTCGCCGCTCCTTGATGGAAAAGTGGATCTCCGGATCGCACGGCGGCACGTTTGGCGGGAACGTGGTGGCCTGCGCTGCGGCCGTTGCCACGATCCAGGCGATTCGCCAGGAGAAGATGGTCGAGAACGCGGCCACCCAAGGAGAAGTGCTGCTCGACGGCCTGCGCGAGCTGCAGACGGCGAGACCGGCGATCGGGGATGTTCGGGGAGTCGGGCTGATGGTCGCCACGGAGTTCACCACGCCAGACGGCAGGCCGTGGACCGAGCTGGCCAAGGCCACGGCGCGGCGTGCCTATGAGCGGGATCTGCTGCTGTTGACCTGTGGAACCTACGACCAGGCCATTCGCTTCATTCCGCCCTTGATGGTTAGCGGCGAGCAGATCGCGGTTGCGCTCGGCACGTACGCCGCGGCGCTGGACCAGGCACTGGCAGATGTCGGTGCGTGA
- a CDS encoding aspartate aminotransferase family protein: protein MSEALKLSQTRAAFARASKVMPWGVSSNFRYWGDETPVIARGQGAYIWDADGNRYIDYRLAFGPIILGHADGRVNARVHAAIDKGTLFAHSHLLEIELAEKMVRMCPGVEMVRFVNSGTEATMHALRIARAHTNREKIIKFEGAYHGFYDYALWSTAYTAYGALGSRRSPTPVANSSGMPACLRDLVIVLPFNEFEMLEAVVRSRAGEIAAIIVEPIAANMTTIMPARGWLQHIRRLCDEFGIVMIMDEVKTGFRIARGGATEYFKVRGDLMTYAKSLANGYPLAAVGGSRAVMSVIEPGRMAHGGTYCSNVPGVAAALATLEVIQNTPALRTVAASGKRLMQGIDMILTEKGVPHTLTGVPAMFSFVLGLEKPPREYRDLEAADMELYVQIHAAMRQRGIEYEIDGKEPWFVCEAHSEADIDHTLTALAEVVRRL, encoded by the coding sequence ATGTCCGAGGCGCTCAAGCTGTCACAAACCCGGGCGGCGTTCGCCCGGGCCAGCAAGGTCATGCCCTGGGGAGTGAGTTCGAACTTCCGCTATTGGGGCGACGAGACGCCCGTGATCGCCCGCGGCCAGGGCGCCTACATCTGGGATGCCGATGGCAACCGCTACATCGACTACCGGTTGGCGTTCGGGCCGATCATCCTAGGCCACGCCGACGGCCGGGTGAACGCCAGGGTGCATGCGGCGATCGACAAGGGGACACTCTTCGCTCACAGCCACCTGCTGGAGATCGAGCTGGCGGAAAAGATGGTGCGCATGTGCCCCGGGGTGGAGATGGTTCGCTTCGTCAACTCCGGCACCGAGGCCACGATGCATGCCCTGCGTATCGCCCGGGCGCACACCAACCGCGAGAAGATCATCAAGTTCGAGGGCGCCTACCATGGGTTTTACGACTATGCCTTGTGGTCGACTGCCTACACCGCCTACGGGGCCCTAGGCTCGCGGCGCAGCCCGACGCCGGTGGCCAACTCCTCCGGGATGCCGGCCTGCCTGCGGGATCTGGTGATCGTCCTCCCGTTCAATGAGTTTGAGATGCTGGAGGCGGTCGTCCGCTCGCGCGCTGGCGAGATCGCGGCCATCATCGTCGAGCCGATCGCCGCCAACATGACCACCATCATGCCTGCCCGCGGCTGGCTGCAACACATCCGGCGCCTGTGCGACGAATTCGGCATCGTGATGATCATGGACGAAGTCAAGACCGGATTCCGGATCGCCCGCGGCGGCGCCACCGAGTACTTCAAGGTGCGCGGCGACCTGATGACCTACGCCAAGTCGCTGGCCAACGGCTACCCCCTGGCGGCGGTCGGCGGATCGCGGGCGGTGATGAGCGTCATCGAACCGGGACGCATGGCCCACGGCGGCACCTACTGCAGCAACGTCCCCGGAGTGGCGGCAGCCCTGGCCACGCTGGAGGTGATCCAGAACACGCCGGCGCTGAGGACCGTTGCCGCCAGCGGCAAGCGTCTGATGCAGGGCATCGACATGATCCTGACAGAGAAGGGCGTGCCGCACACCCTGACCGGCGTGCCGGCGATGTTCTCCTTCGTGCTGGGGCTGGAGAAGCCGCCGCGGGAATACCGTGATCTGGAAGCGGCAGACATGGAGCTGTATGTCCAAATCCATGCTGCCATGCGCCAGCGCGGCATCGAGTACGAGATCGATGGCAAGGAACCGTGGTTCGTCTGCGAGGCGCACTCGGAGGCCGATATCGACCACACGCTGACGGCGTTGGCCGAGGTTGTCAGGCGCCTCTGA